From the Finegoldia magna ATCC 29328 genome, the window GGGATTTCTACAAATGATAGTAGATTAGAAGAATTGATGAATAAAAAAAGTGAACCTAGAAATAGAAATGAAGAGGAAATATATGGATATAGGGAAGTGCTGGATATTATCCACGAAAATTATACGGATATTGACCTTACGAAAAATAATATCTTGACTCTTCATAGTAGGTTGTATTATTACTCTTCTGAAAATCATAAGGGGAAATTCAAAACTATCGATAATAGCATTGTGGAAACAAATGCATTTGGAGAGAAAAAAATAAGGTTTCAACCAGTATCTGCATTTGAAACGGAAAATTATATCGATAAGATGATAAGTGCTTATGATGAAGCAGTAAAATTAAAAGTACCACCACTGTTGTTAATTCCAGTTGTGGTGCATGATTTTTTGTGTATTCATCCTTTTTATGACGGAAATGGAAGAATGTCAAGGCTGTTGACGCTTTTACTTTTATACAAAAATGGGTTCTTTGTAGGGAAATATATTTCCTTGGAAATGATAATTGAAGATACTAAGGATAAGTATTATGAACAATTACAAGCATCGAGCGAGAATTGGCATTCTGGAGAAAATAACGAGTTGCCATTTATCAAATATATGTTATCTGTTATTTATAAAGCATATTTCGAGTGTGATGAAAGATTCAGACTTATAGGAGAGAAATCTTTGACATCTGCCGATAGAATTATGAAAGTTTTTGAAAAAACGTTAAAACCATTGTCTAAGTCTGATATTGTCATAATTTGTCCAGACATTTCTCAAAGAACTATTGAAAGAGCCTTAAAAGAATTAAAAGACACACATTTAATCAAACAAATAGGTAGTGGAAGGGCAACTAAATATATTAAAGCATGATTTTGCGCAATCAAAAAAGCTGTGAGAAAACTCACAGCTTTTGTTTTTGTTAGCAGCAGCAAGATCCGCCGTCACAACCACAGTCGTCTGCAGCAGGCGCAGGGCTGTCTCCACAACCGTCGAACAAACCAAAGTGTTTGCTTCTGTCTCCGACTACATCAAAATATTTTCCGAATCTTGTATCTTGTACCATTGCACAGCTATTTCCACACACTGCCATTGGTAAATCTACGAAAAATCTGTGGTGGTCATCTAGGTCGAAATAGTTGTCGCAGCCTACCATTCCTCCACGATATGTCGCAAATTGTCCGTATTGTTCACATTTATCTTCAATAATTCCTGGCAATTTTATTGCTCTTACAGTTCTTGATGTGAAGTTAACATTACCAACTAATTTTTCAATTTCCTTGTTTTCGATTGGAGCAACAGTTGTTTTAGTGTATCTGAAATCTTCCCAGCCTATTTTTCTCAAAAGTCTTCTGAAATCTTCGACATACATTGCACCAGCTAAGCATTCGCCACGTAATACAGGGTTTTGGTAGATTTCATCTGGAACTCTTCTGTCTGCGAAAATATCTGAGAAGTATAATTCTCCGCCTTTTTTCAAAACTCTCCACACTTCTTTGAACACTTCTTCCTTGAATGGAGAAAGGTTGATAACGCAGTTACTGATTACAACATCGATTGATTCGTCTTCGATTCCAATTGATTTCAAATCTTCGATGTAGCCTTTCTTGAATTCTACGTTTGATTTCTTGTAGCCGAATTTTTCAGCCATTTCGTCTTGGTATTTCTTAGCGAAGTTCAATTGGTCATCAGTCATGTCGACACCGATTACTTTTCCATTTTCGCCAACTAATTTAGATGCAATGTAAACATCCAATCCAGTTCCGCATCCCAAATCCAATACAGTGCATCCTTCTAATGCTGGTGGGATAGGGGAGCCACATCCGTAAAATCTTTTGATGATTTCAGGGTTGATCATACTTCTTATTTCTTTCAAATGATCAGGCATATTATCTTGACAACTACAGATTTTTGTTTCCATTTGTCCTTCTTTTTCTGTAGTTATGTTGCTGTAATACTCTGATACTTGTTTTCTAATGTCTTCCATAAAAACCTCCTATTGTTATTAAATTATTAATTGCAGCTGCAGTTTTTCTTGTTTTGCATTGGTTCGATAAACTTTGTAAACAAAATCGCCGACAAACCGCCACCGATTAATGGTGCAAGCGCATAAACGATGAATGCATCCATTGAGAATGCAACGTTTTTCCATCCAACGAAATATGCCACGATTCTTGGGGCGAAATCTCTCGCTGGATTGAGACCTGCATCAGTCATAGGTCCAATCGTACAAATCAACGCTGTTACTGTTAGACCGATGAATAATGGGAAAATATCATCGCTTGGTCTACCTACGTTGCAACCTTCAGTCATTGAGAAAATTATCATAACCAAAACGAAAACTCCAAGCGCTTCTGCAAATGCAGCAACAGGCATGCTGATTACGCCGTTTGCGGTGTTCGGGAATACTTCGCACCAAATACTTGATGCAGGCGTTGCCACATCCATTGTCACATTCGCTGCATCCAAGCTTTTCTTGATAGAATCTTGAAAGAATACCCACAATGCACTAGCTGCCAAGATTGCTCCGACGAATTGTCCAAGAACATAAACTGGGAAATTCTTCCATGAACATCTTTTTGAAATACACATTGCAAATGTAACTGCAGGATTAAAATGCGCACAGGATAAATTTCTTGTAGTGTAAATTGCAATAGCGATTGCAAGACCCCAAACCATACCAACTTGGAATGGACCGGTGTGAGCTTGATATAAAGTAGCCGTTGCTACAGCGCCAATTCCCAAAAAACACATCAAAAATGTACCGATAACCTCACCAGTAAATCCTTGGATAAGGCTTTCTTTTGTTACGACTTCGCAACAACAATTGTCTCCTTCTGAACTCATTAGTTCACCTCCTGATATTATTAGAGATAAATATTATCGCTATTTAATTGTATAATATATAACAAAACCCGTCAACGAAATTTCACAATTGTTTTAAACGCTAAATTAGGTGTATAATTGAAAGAAAATTATGTGATATTATATAAAAAAAGGAAGTGCGATTATGAAAACTGACAAAATAATTTTGAGAAAATTTACAATAAATGATGCAGAAAAAATGTTTGAAAATTGGTCAAGTGACAGTAGAGTTACGAAGTTTTTGACATGGAAGCCTCACACATCAATAAAAGAATCAGAAAAAATCATAAAACAATGGATAAATGATGACAAGAATATCTACTTTGCGATTTGCAACACTAACAATGAAAACATTGGTTGTATATCAGCTAGTTTAATCAAAGAAAATCCAAAAACTTACGCTATTGGCTACTGCTTGGCATACGATTATTGGTCACAGGGAATAATGACAGAGTCTTTGAAACTAATGCTAAAATATTTGTTTGAAGAAAAACACGCCGTAAGAGTTGAAGCCACACACGACAGGAGAAACTCTGCAAGTGGCAAGGTGATGGGAAACGCAAACATGAAATACGAAGGTTGTCTTAGAAAATCAGCTACAAACAACCAAGGCGTGGCAGATTCTTGTATGTATTCTATGATTGATGAAGACTACGAATGTGATTTTGTGATTCCTGAATTTGATGAGATGAATTTCAGACAAGAATTGTTGGCGGATGAAAAGACGATGAGTTTCAATGAAAAATACGGCGGAGCTATTGATTTCTCAGAAGACAAATGGCGAAATTGGTATGACAAATGGATAAATTCTGACGACAGATTTTACTATTACATTATGGGTCACAACAAGCCTGTAGGAGAATGTTGTATATATAAGGAAGATGATAGGTGGATTTGCAGTTTAATTGTAAAAGATGAATACAGAAACAACGGCTACGGGAAAAAAGGGTTGATGTTTTTGATTGATTTGGCAAAAAAATTAGACATAGATGAGCTATATGACAATATTGGTACCTGTAATCCTTCGTTGAATTTATTTTTGAGCTTAGGATTTGAGGTCGTATATACTAATGAAGAGTATTCAACTGTAAGAATTAAAACACGCTAACTTGTATTAATTTTTTATTAAGAGTATGATGTAATATATAATTTTATTTTTAGATATTTGAATTAGATTGAATTTTAGAATGGATGATTAGATGAAGAATAAGAATTTTTACAAAAGAGCGATACAGGTGGCGTGGCCGTCGGTGTTGGAGAGCTTTTTCATTGCACTTGCAGGAATTATCGACACATACATGGTGTCTTCGATTGGAAGCTCTGCAGTAGCAGCCGTAGGTCTTACAACCCAACCTAAATTTATAGCATTGTCGATATTTTTCGCCATAAACATCGCAACATCAGCACTTGTAGCTAGACGTCTCGGTGAAGAAGACAAAGAAGGAGCAAACAGAATACTTGTCACAGCGATTATCATGGGACTTGTTCTAACAGTTGTGATAAGCACTTTGATGGTGTATTTTTCAGATAGCATATTGAGACTTGCAGGAAGTAACTCAGACACGCATACTGATGCATTGAATTATTTCAGAATAATAATGGGTGGAATGCTTTTTTCCGTAGTCAGTATGGCGATAAATGCAGCACAAAGAGGATCAGGAAACACGAGAATTGCCTTCACGACCAACTTAGTGTCTAGTATTGTCAATATATTTTTCAACTACTGTTTGATAGGTGGTAATTTTGGTTTTCCGAAGATGGAAGTTTCAGGAGCAGCGCTTGCAACAGTACTTGGAACAGTCGTAAGTAGTATTATGTGCATCAGATCTCTTTTCAGAAAAGATGGTTTCGTACAAATCAAATACATTTTCAAGAAGAAAATCAAACCAACAGTTGAAGTATTCACAAGTATCGTCAAACTTGGAACCAATTTGTTCGTAGAAAATATAGCCATGAGAATCGGATTCTTGACAACAGCATTGATGGCAGCAGGACTAGGAACTGACACATTTGCAGCACACAACGTAGGAATGAATCTTCTTAGCATTTGTTTTGCGTTCGCAGACGGGATGCAAGTTGCAGCAGTCGTTCTAACAGGATCAAGCCTTGGCGCTGGCAAGAAAGAAAACGCCAAGATTTACGGCAAAGTCTGCCAACGAATAGGACTTATGATATCTCTTGTACTATCTTTGATATTGTTGTTATTTGGAAAAGGAATATTCCATTTGTTCTTCGACAAACTCTCCATCATAGAAACAGGAGAAATCATCGCAAGATTCATCACAGTAATAGTCCTTCTACAAATCTCACAAATCATCTACGGAGGATGTTTGAGATCAGCAGGTGATGTAAAATACACATTAATCTCTTCAATCATAAGTGTAACAATCATAAGGACAGTAGTAACATACATCCTTGTATCTGTGTTTGAAATGGGAATCGTGGGAATATGGCTAGGAATCTTCTCCGACCAATTCTCTAGATACATGTTCAATTCAATCAGATTTAGACAAGGTAAATGGGTTAACATTAAAATATAAAAAATCGTCTCGTTTTGATATGTACCATCCTTACTGGATGACCCGGTAAAGATGGCACACATCATTTTGAGACGATTTTTTTAATACTCATGTTTGAAAGCATATGCAATATATTTAACGCCAGATATTGTCAAATACATTCCAATTAAAAATACAACCGTAAAAGATGCTCTTAAAGGATTGTACAACATCATAATTCCAAGAATTAAAGTAATAATATTAATTATGATATTAAGATGGTAAAGTCCACCTGGAACAAACCTTAGATATCTTCCGAAACTAATATCGTTGATTGAATCGATAATAAACCAAATCGAGAACACATACGGAATGATCAATACAGCAGATTCGACATTAAAAACAAGAATGAGGCCAAGTATTATATCTATTATGCTTATCCAAAAGAATAATTTTATGTTCAGTCTTGTAAAATCTTTTATCTTTTTATAAATTAAAACTCCGCCTACGCCTTTAACAATTGCAATTATTCCAAAATAAATCACCAGACTCGCTAAGCTGGCATATGGATTTTTAAAAGCTATGAATGAAACTATAATAAAACAAATACCTGTAATAAGAGAAAACCAATCAACTGATTTCTTTTCTTCTACCATACTAACACCTCCTTAAATTGTTGATATACTTTATATACCCAGATTTAAAGAATATTATTCACTAAATATTAAGAAAATTATTAACAACACTTTGTTGAAAGTTAAAACGAAAATTGTTGGATGAAAATTTGTCGCAAGTTAAAACGAAAAATGTTACCGAAAATTACTGACGACACTTCTTAGCAATAAAAACAAAAATAGTTTTAGATAAGAATATCATTCGTAAAAAATAATCACAAATTCTAGCGAAGTGAACCGTGAAAAAATCTCACTCGTGCCAGAGCGAAGCTCGCACTTGAGATTTTAGGTTCACAAGCTTTGAATTTGTTTATTTTTGGAGACAGATATTCGTGCTAAATTATTTTTGTTTTTGATATACACCTTGCAAGCAAAAAATCTCCCAAAACTCATTTTATTCCACGCTCTTTTATTATATAATAAGGAAGGAAACAAATTTTTCGTAAAAAACTTGAAATTTTACAAAAAAACTTCAAAAAGGTGTTGACATTGTTGTATAGACAATGTATAATACCAGTTGTGCCTAAAGTTAGTAAGCGTAGAAGTGGAAGGTTGCTCGGGAAACGTGATTAATCTTCCGAGGTAATTTTCACCGAGAAGTCCTACACGATTAGGGCGATGGGTTAAACTTTTTAAAAAAGTTTTTTAAATTTTAGGTCACTGTACACCCGGGAGGGTGTATGAACATAACCCAGCAAGACGCTTCTTCAAAAATTTAGAGGAGGTGCCTAAATGGCAAATCAAAAAATCAGAATCAGACTAAGAGCTTATGATCACGAATTAATCGATCAATCAGCTCAAAAAATCGTTGAGGCAGCTAAGAGAACTGACGTTAAAGTTTCAGGTCCTATTCCGTTGCCAACAGAAAAAGAAGTTATTACAATCTTAAGAGCTGTTCACAAGTACAAAGACTCAAGAGAACAGTTCGAACAAAGAACACATAAGAGATTAATCGATATCATTAATCCTAACGCAAAGACATTGGAAGCGCTTAAAAAGCTTAACCTTCCTGCCGGCGTAGATATCGAAATTAAACTTTAATCTTAGTATGATTGTAAAGCAATCCGCTGTAAGTAAATTTTAATGTGGATATCACACTATAGGAGGTGTACTCAATGAAGAGTATTTTAGGTAAAAAAATCGGAATGACTCAAATCTTCAACGAAGACGGTAGTGTTGTTCCAGTAACTGTCATTGAAGCGGGTCCAATGGTTGTTACACAAATCAAAACTAAAGAAAAAGAAGGATATAACGCAATTCAAGTTGGTTACATTGAAAAGAAAGAAAAACATGTAAACCAACCAATGAGAGGTCATTTTGGCAAAGCAGGCGTTTCATTCAAGAAACACTTAAGAGAGTTCAAAATTAATGATGACGAACAATTTAACCTTGGCGATGAAATCAAATTAGATATTTTCCAAGACGGAGACGTTGTGGATGTTATCGGTATTTCAAAAGGTAAGGGAACTCAAGGTGCAATAGTTAGACACAACTATTCAAGAGGACCTATGGGACACGGTTCTAAATCACACAGAGTTGCAGGTGCAAGAAGTGCCGGATCTTATCCAGCAAGAGTTTTCAAAGGACGTAAAGGTTCTGGAAAGATGGGTCACGACCGTGTAACTGTTCAAAACTTGAAAATTGTTAAAGTTGACAATGAAAGAAACTTACTTCTTATTAAGGGAGCTGTTCCAGGAAACAAAGGTGGAGTAGTTACTGTTAGAGAAGCTATTAAGTCAAAATAGGAAGGAGGATGAAACATGCCTAAAGTTCAAATTTTAAACCAACAAGGAGAAAATGTTGGAGAATTAGAATTAAATGAAGCCATTTTCGGCGTTGATGTTAATGAGCACGTTGTTTACGAAGTAGTTAAAAACCAACTTGCTAATAAAAGACAAGGCACACAATCTGCTAAAACTCGTAGTGAGGTAAGAGGTGGAGGAAGAAAGCCTTGGAGACAAAAAGGTACAGGTAGAGCAAGACAAGGATCTATCAGATCTCCACAATGGAGAGGTGGTGGGGTAGTATTCGCTCCAAAGCCTAGAGATTACAGCTACGCTGTTCCTAAAAAAGTTAGAAGACTTGCAATCAAATCAGTATTAACTGAAAAAGTTAATGACAACGAAATGATCGTTTTAGATAAATTAAACTTAGATGCTATTAGCACTAAAAAAGCTGTTGAAGTATTAAAGAATATTAAAGCAGACAAGAAAGCTCTAGTAGTTATCGATAAAAATGATGATACACTTTACAGATCATTTAGAAATATTGAAAATGTAGCTATTTGTGAAGCTAAATTAATCAATGTATATGATTGTTTGAAATACAACTCATTAGTTATTACAACTGATGCTGTTAAAATTCTTGAGGAGGTGTTTCAATAATGAAATCACCATATGATATTATCTTGAAACCAATTATTTCTGAAGATTCTATGGAAAAAATGGAAGACAAGAAATATGTTTTCAAAGTTGACAAAAATGCTAATAAAATAGAAATCAGAAACGCTATCGAAAAGATTTTTGATGTTAAAGTAAAATCTGTTAACACTATGAACGTTAAAGGAAAAGTTAAAAGAATGGGCGCTCACAGTGGTAAGAGATCTGATTGGAAGAAAGCTATAGTTGCATTAACAGAAGATTCAAAAGAAATTGAATTTTTCGAAGGAATGTAATTAAGGGGGTAAAAACATGGCAATAAAAAAATATAAACCGACTTCTGCCGGTGTACGTGGTATGAGTGTTTTATCATTTGATGAAATCACAAAAACTACTCCTGAAAAATCATTAACTGTTAGCTTGAACAAATCTGGCGGAAGAAACTCTTATGGTAGAGTAACTATTCGTCACAGAGGCGGCGGAGCTAAGAGAAAATATAGAATTATAGATTTTAAGAGAAATAAAGACGGTATCAAAGCTGTTGTTAAATCAATCGAATACGATCCAAACAGAACAGCAAATATCGCTTTGTTACAATATGAAGATGGTGAAAAAAGATACATCATCCAACCAGTAGGACTAAAAGTTGGAGATGTAGTTGAAAGTGGTGCTGATGTAGATATCGTACCTGGTAATGCTCTTCCATTGAGAAACATTCCAGTTGGTACTACAGTTCACAACATCGAAATGAAAGTTGGCAAAGGAGCTCAATTAGTTAGAACAGCTGGTGCTGAAGCACAACTTATGGCTAAAGAAGGTAAATTTGCTCAATTAAGATTACCATCAGGAGAATTCAGATTAATTCACCTTGACTGTAAAGCTACTGTAGGTCAAGTTGGAAATATCTCTCACGAATTAGTTACAATCGGTAAGGCTGGACGTAACAGACACTTAGGTAAGAGACCTTACGTAAGAGGTTCAGCAATGAACCCAGTAGATCACCCTCACGGTGGTGGTGAAGGTAGAGCACCAATCGGTAGACCAGCTCCTTCAACTCCATGGGGTAAACCAGCACTTGGACTTAAGACTCGTAAGAAAAACAAAAAGTCTAATAAGTACATTGTAAGAAGAAGAAAGAAATAACGGAGGGATAGAATGAGTAGATCACTTAAAAAAGGACCTTTCTGCGATGAACACTTAATGAAGAAAGTGGAAGAACTTAACAAAAACGATGAAAAGAAGATCATTAAAACTTGGTCACGTCGTTCTACAATATTCCCTAACTTCGTAGGTCACACTATTGCAGTTCACGATGGAAGAAAGCATGTACCTGTTTATATTACTGACGATATGGTTGGTCATAAATTAGGAGAATTTGTTCCTACAAGAACATACAAAGGTCACATTAAAAACGAAAAAACGAGTAAGGTTCGTAATTAATATAAGGAGGTATGACAATGCAAGCTAAAGCTATAGCGAAATATGTACGTATTTCTCCTCTAAAAGTTAACTTTATATGCAAAGAAATTAGAGGTAAACAAGTTGATGAAGCCCTTGCTATATTGAAATTCACTCCTAAAAAAGGTGCTAGAATTTTAGAAAAAGTGCTAAATTCAGCAATTGCAAACGCAGAACACAATTTTGGATTAAACAGAGAAGATCTTTTTGTATCACAAGCATACGCTAATAATGCTCCAGTAATGAAAAGATGGAGACCAAAAGCTAAAGGAATGGCTTATCCAATCCTTAAAAGATCAAGTCATGTTGGCGTAGTTGTAGAAGAAAGAGAATTATAAGGAGGAGTCTGATGGGTCAAAAAGTTAATCCTAAAGGATTAAGAGTTGGTGTTATCAAAGACTGGGATTCAAGATGGTTTGCAGATAAAAAAGATTTTGGTGATTATCTAGTTGAAGATCACAAAATTCGTGAACTAATCAAGAAAGAATCTTTCAGCGCTGGTATTAGCAGTGTTTCAATCGAAAGAGCATCAAACAAAATCAAGGTAACTATCAACACAGCTAAACCTGGTATGGTAATTGGCCGTCAAGGTGCTGGCGTTGAAGAATTAAAAAATAAATTAGAAAAATTAACAGGTAAGAAATTAATCATAAATGTAGAAGAAATTAAGTTCCAAGACTTAGATGCACAATTAGTTGCAGAAAACATTGCAAGTCAATTAGAAAGACGTATTTCTTTCAGACGTGCGATGAAACAAACTATGCAAAGAAGCATGAGAGCAGGAGCTTTGGGTATTAAGACTATGGTTTCTGGTAGACTTGGTGGAGCTGATATGGCAAGAAGCGAAGGATACAGCGAAGGAACTATTCCTCTTCAAACTCTAAGAGCTGCAATCGACTATGGATTTGCAGAAGCAGATACAACTTATGGTAAGCTTGGTGTTAAAGTTTGGTTATACAAAGGTGAAATGTTACCTGGTATGACAGAAGAAGATTTACCTGTTTACAAAAACAAAAAGAACGATAAAAACAAAAAAAGAAGAAACAATAACAGAAAAGGTAAATCCCAAGCAGCTAAAAACTAATTCGAGAGGAGGAAATATTCTATGTTAATGCCTAAAAGAGTAAAATACCGTAGAGTTCACAGAGGCAGAATGAAAGGTAAAGCATTAAAAGGCAATACTTTAACTTACGGTGATTATGGTATACAAGCGTTAGGTTCTTGTTGGTTAACAGCTAATCAAATAGAAGCAGCACGTCGTGCGATGACAAGATATATAAAAAGAGGCGGTAACATCTGGATCAAAGTTTTCCCAGATAAGCCAGTGTCAAAGAAGCCTATCGGTATTCGTATGGGTTCAGGTAAAGGAGCTCCAGAATATTGGGTAGCAGTAATTAAACCAGGTAGAGTATTATTTGAAATGGCAGGTGTTCCTGAAGATGTAGCTCGTGAAGCTATGAGACTTGCACAACACAAACTACCTATCAAAACTAAATTTATAGCTCGTGAAGAGTTCGGAGAAAAGGACGGTGAAGCTGATGAAAACTAAAGAAATTCGTAATCTATCAGATCAAGATTTACAAAAACAATTAGAACAATCTAAAAGTGAATTGTTTAATCTACGTTTTCAATTAGCTACTGGGCAATTAGAAAACCCTATGATGATAGGACTTGTAAAAAAAGATATAGCTCGCATTAAGACTATTATTAGAGAACGTGAGCTAAACATTGGTAAGGAGGCTTAACAATTATGGAAAGAAATATGAGAAAAACCATAGTTGGTATAGTTGTTTCAGATAAAATGGATAAGTCAATTGTTGTAGAAGTTAAAACACTTGTCAAAGATCCTAAATACGGTAAACAAT encodes:
- the rpmC gene encoding 50S ribosomal protein L29 codes for the protein MKTKEIRNLSDQDLQKQLEQSKSELFNLRFQLATGQLENPMMIGLVKKDIARIKTIIRERELNIGKEA